In Myxococcus stipitatus, the following are encoded in one genomic region:
- a CDS encoding DUF3142 domain-containing protein, whose translation MSTTPRTWTRHHTAFVSLGLCLVLACTRAPAPPLEHEVYVWQRDWTAELEQSLTELPAELGTLRVLARERSGPTRAPVSVAVNVDALAKTRREVVAVMRVEGTAPLDDVSLEEVARIARDWKARGVRVRGVEVDHDCATASLPAYAEWLARERRGLGDLSLSITALPTWATAPKLEALTAIPDDVIVQVHAIRAPTLFTPEQARGFIESWAKATPHPFRVALPTYRVRLREGARLDSEPREVARFLAQLHERPVKGVKGLVWFRLGHRGDVDSWSLPTLTTVLKREPLTPKLEPRLVYVGGGTLDIVIENTGRVDSEAPARLTLSGRLEVLDGVGGYAPRGTSLVARTPPRLRAGERRVVGFVRGTEVTLVAP comes from the coding sequence ATGAGCACCACACCTCGGACCTGGACGCGCCATCACACGGCCTTCGTGAGCCTGGGGCTCTGCCTTGTCCTCGCGTGCACCCGCGCCCCCGCGCCTCCCCTCGAGCACGAGGTCTATGTCTGGCAACGCGACTGGACCGCGGAGCTCGAACAGTCCCTGACGGAGCTGCCCGCCGAGCTGGGCACCTTGCGCGTGCTCGCCCGCGAGCGCTCCGGCCCCACCCGCGCTCCCGTGAGCGTGGCCGTGAATGTCGACGCCCTGGCGAAGACACGCCGCGAGGTCGTGGCCGTGATGCGCGTGGAGGGCACCGCGCCGCTGGACGATGTCTCTCTCGAGGAAGTCGCGCGCATCGCCCGGGATTGGAAGGCGCGCGGCGTGCGCGTCCGAGGCGTGGAGGTGGACCACGACTGCGCGACCGCGTCCCTGCCCGCCTATGCGGAATGGCTCGCGCGTGAGCGCCGCGGGCTCGGGGACCTGTCGCTGTCCATCACCGCGCTGCCCACCTGGGCCACCGCTCCGAAGCTGGAAGCGCTGACGGCCATCCCCGACGACGTCATCGTGCAGGTCCACGCCATCCGCGCCCCCACCCTCTTCACTCCCGAACAGGCGCGCGGCTTCATCGAGTCCTGGGCCAAGGCCACGCCCCACCCCTTCCGCGTCGCGCTGCCCACGTACCGCGTGAGGCTGCGTGAAGGGGCACGCCTCGACTCCGAGCCGCGAGAGGTGGCCCGCTTCCTGGCCCAGTTGCACGAGCGTCCGGTGAAGGGTGTGAAGGGCCTGGTGTGGTTCCGGCTCGGCCACCGGGGCGACGTCGACTCCTGGAGCCTCCCCACGCTCACGACGGTGCTGAAGCGCGAGCCCCTCACGCCGAAGCTGGAGCCCCGGCTGGTGTATGTCGGCGGCGGGACGCTCGACATCGTCATCGAGAACACGGGCCGCGTGGACAGCGAGGCGCCCGCGCGCCTCACCCTTTCTGGAAGACTCGAGGTCCTCGACGGCGTGGGCGGCTATGCCCCGCGAGGGACCTCACTCGTGGCGCGCACGCCTCCCCGCCTGCGCGCTGGCGAACGCCGCGTCGTCGGCTTCGTGCGGGGAACCGAGGTGACCCTTG